The following coding sequences are from one Anguilla rostrata isolate EN2019 chromosome 16, ASM1855537v3, whole genome shotgun sequence window:
- the LOC135241533 gene encoding transmembrane protein 41B-like, translating into MAKNRREGREVDRVASEMLIEETKTKDRALIKGPACTGGGSARMSCLILLLIFLCAASVMYLVYKNFPELSDDEMDKIKIPKDMDDAKALGTVLSKYKDTYYTQVLVAYFATYIFLQTFAIPGSIFLSILSGYLYPFPLALFLVCLCSGLGASFCYLLSYLVGRPVVYRYLTERAQKWSQQVDKHREHLINYIIFLRITPFLPNWFINITSPVINVPLGVFFLGTFLGVAPPSFVAINAGTTLYRLTTAGEAVSWSSLGVLAVLAILSILPVCFQRKLQQKLD; encoded by the exons ATGGCCAAGAATCGTAGAGAAGGACGAGAAGTCGACAGGGTTGCATCAGAGATGTTAATAGAAGAAACGAAGACAAAAGACAGAGCTCTGATTAAAG gcCCTGCATGCACTGGAGGTGGCTCTGCCCGCATGTCCTGCCTTATCCTCCTATTAATCTTCTTGTGCGCTGCCTCTGTTATGTATTTGGTGTACAAAAACTTCCCAGAGCTGAGCGA TGATGAAATGGATAAGATTAAAATCCCCAAAGACATGGATGATGCCAAGGCCTTGGGAACAGTGCTGTCCAAATACAAGGACACCTACTACACCCAGGTGTTGGTAGCGTATTTTGCCACATACATTTT CCTCCAGACATTTGCCATCCCTGGCTCCATCTTCCTCAGCATCCTGTCAGGATATCTGTACCCCTTCCCCCTCGCCCTCTTCCTGGTCTGCCTG TGCTCTGGCCTGGGGGCCTCCTTCTGCTACCTGCTGTCCTACCTGGTGGGTCGGCCTGTTGTCTACCGGTACCTGACAGAGAGGGCCCAAAAATGGTCACAACAG GTGGACAAGCACCGAGAACACCTGATTAATTACATCATCTTCCTGAGGATCACCCCTTTCCTGCCCAACTGGTTTATCAACATCACTTCCCCTGTCATCAATGTTCCATTGGGGGTCTTCTTCCTGGGCACTTTCTTGG gtgtggcccctccctcctttgTGGCGATAAATGCAGGGACAACGCTATACAGGCTGACCACCGCGGGAGAGGCGGTGTCCTGGAGCTCGCTGGGTGTGCTGGCCGTGCTTGCCATCCTCTCcatcctgcctgtctgtttccaGAGGAAACTTCAGCAGAAACTGGATTAG